The proteins below are encoded in one region of Antennarius striatus isolate MH-2024 chromosome 7, ASM4005453v1, whole genome shotgun sequence:
- the cldn34a gene encoding claudin-34: MRHLVHTAHWQFFGLTSGFLAWILIMATVGMNEWRLWQVPDVSVITSGVAWVGIWRVCFNSPLFPKFETCHSIGISDGFAPAEIAVAQVLMMLAVISGMAANISAASAVRLAYFSVEDRKHLRLNFLLAGMLYILTAVFCLIPLLWNMSSVLTNSTIDFPPDFQLSAPVRQHVGPAIGVGVFASVVMLTSGTVFLCYRYAWTGLSSDPPKDIRDPLHGAWTETTLSRSSELSNKRGMDNPTFHHGEAS, encoded by the coding sequence ATGAGACACCTGGTTCACACAGCTCACTGGCAGTTCTTTGGCCTGACGTCCGGGTTTCTGGCGTGGATCCTCATCATGGCCACGGTTGGCATGAATGAGTGGCGTCTGTGGCAGGTACCCGATGTGTCTGTCATCACCTCGGGCGTGGCCTGGGTGGGCATCTGGAGGGTGTGTTTCAACAGCCCCCTCTTTCCTAAATTTGAGACCTGTCACAGCATCGGCATCTCAGATGGCTTTGCGCCGGCAGAGATCGCTGTGGCTCAGGTTCTGATGATGCTGGCGGTGATCTCCGGCATGGCGGCGAACATCAGTGCTGCGTCTGCCGTGAGGTTGGCCTACTTCTCCGTGGAGGATCGGAAGCACCTGAGGCTCAACTTCCTGCTGGCGGGGATGTTGTATATTCTGACAGCGGTGTTCTGTTTGATACCCCTGTTGTGGAACATGAGCTCGGTTCTGACCAACAGCACCATAGACTTTCCTCCTGACTTCCAGCTCTCTGCTCCGGTGAGGCAGCACGTCGGCCCAGCCATTGGAGTGGGAGTATTCGCCTCCGTCGTGATGCTCACCAGTGGGACGGTTTTCCTTTGCTACCGCTACGCCTGGACGGGCCTGAGCTCAGACCCACCCAAAGACATCAGGGACCCCCTCCACGGTGCCTGGACAGAAACGACCCTGTCACGGTCATCTGAACTTTCAAACAAGCGTGGGATGGATAATCCCACCTTTCACCATGGAGAAGCTTCATGA
- the LOC137598432 gene encoding putative claudin-24, translating to MDACACAVELLGMLVYVGAWLCALATTILPQWLTMSTTLLPVESYELGLWETCVVQDVGGMECRAYDSLLGLSRDLKLARILMCASLAVGMLGMLVAIPGLYLVNSCKGHGGYRTKRTLTVIGGVMAMISGVLCLIPVSYMAHLAVIHFFDDTVPDVVPRWEFGDALFCGWAGGFFFIVAGVLLVTSCLYSQVEPQPVLQRRYQVMSTDVSFKKRAEYI from the coding sequence ATGGACGCCTGCGCCTGTGCTGTGGAGCTGCTTGGCATGCTGGTGTATGTTGGAGCGTGGCTGTGCGCTTTAGCCACCACTATTTTACCGCAGTGGCTGACCATGTCCACCACGCTGCTGCCGGTGGAGAGCTACGAGCTGGGTCTGTGGGAGACGTGCGTGGTCCAGGATGTTGGAGGAATGGAGTGCAGAGCTTATGACAGCTTGCTGGGCCTGTCCAGAGACCTGAAGCTGGCGCGCATCCTCATGTGTGCATCCCTGGCTGTGGGCATGCTGGGAATGCTGGTGGCCATTCCTGGACTCTACTTGGTGAACAGCTGTAAGGGACACGGAGGCTACAGAACCAAGAGGACTTTAACCGTCATCGGCGGGGTGATGGCAATGATTTCTGGAGTGCTGTGTCTTATTCCAGTGTCCTACATGGCCCATTTAGCTGTGATACATTTCTTTGATGATACTGTACCTGATGTGGTGCCACGGTGGGAGTTTGGCGATGCCCTTTTCTGTGGATGGGccggagggtttttttttattgtggccGGGGTCCTTCTGGTCACCTCTTGCTTATATTCCCAGGTGGAGCCTCAGCCTGTCCTGCAGCGGAGATACCAGGTCATGAGTACCGATGTTTCCTTCAAGAAGCGTGCAGAGTATATTTAA